GCGATGTCGACCCTCTCCAGTTCCCTCAGTTCGACCACCAGTGCCCTGGTCAACGACTTCTACTTACCGCTGACCTCGAAGAAAAAACAGCAGTCCGAGCTGGTCGCACTCAGTCGCGTATTTACGGTTCTCTTCGGTCTTGCGCAGATCTTCGTGGGGATTGCCAGCCAGTCGATCGAAAGCAGCGTCGTCGGAAACGTGCTGGCCATCGCCGGCATCTCTACGGGCCTGATCCTCGGGATCTTTTTCCTGGCCACGTTCAGTCAGCGGGCCTCGCAGGCTTCTGCCCTGCTCGGCTTCCTCGTCGGCCTGGCCACCGTGCTCTATGTCGGCTTCATCATCAAGGGCACCGTCGCCTGGCCCTGGTACACGCTCATCGGTGCCACGACCGTCTTTGTAGTGGGAATTGCCACCAGTCGCTTCTTCCCGGCAACTGAGCCTGCAGATTCAGAAACCACCGAGTAATTACTGACCGCGCCACAGAATCTGATCGGAAATCTCCAGTTCAGCCTGGGCAGCCGCGATTTCACTTTTGAAGCGTCGTGCATCGACCGGATAGCCTTTCGTCGGCTTGATGTCCGGCACATGTTCCGACCAGAACTGGTTAAACAGTTCCATCATCACTTCGCGGGTGTATTTGCAGACCATCGAGGAAACCGCGACCGGAAAATGCGCCTCGGCTTTAGTCTGGAAGCGAATCTCGGTGGCCCCCACACGATAGATACTCCGTGCTGTCGACTCTTCCACGCGGAAGATCATTTCGCCATCCAGGATCTCATCCAGATATTCATCGTAGCGATTCCGCCCCCCGTGCTTGTCTCCAATAATCAGCGTGGGCTCATTACTGTCCCGATCCCAGACGCGTGTCAGCAACTGCATGCACAGCCGCGTCAGCATCACCCCTTTGCTGCCATACTCTCTGCACAAGTGATTGAACCGCTCGGGCAACACAATCTCCGAGCAGAGTGCCTTAAGCTTGATTCCCGCTGCGTCCAGTGCCGTCTGCAGCTTCTGTTGTGAGTCGCGCGTCCCCTCAGTTTCGACGGTCGTAGGCAGTGCAAACCGGTCGTCCCCATTCCACGGATGCTCCTGAATCGCGTCCAGATGCGTGGGAGAAGCGATCAGCAACCGCCAGAGTTTTCCCAGCGAATCCACCTGGTCAGCATCATGGACCACCTGTAAAAAAGGAAAAGTCGAACGTTCCAGGGGCCCCAGACCTTTAGCAGACGAGTGGACTTCCTTGGAATCGGCGACGTGCAGCAATTCAGAATTACGGCGGGGACGACTGTTGGAAACGACAGATTCCAGTGCTGACCAGAAATCGAAGTCGCGCGGTTCCCCGGGGACTTCCCACAAACTGGCCGTAATCACAAGCGGTCCCAGGTTCGGACCATAGCCTGCTTCGTCCATGCCAATCAGGTAACCCATTGCCGCTCCATCTTCTCTCTGAAAACTGTACGCTCTGCTGACCAGCGGCAACTCAACCGCCGATCATCCCATCGATTCTTAGTCGACGACATCATAAGCGAATCGAATGCTGCGTGAAACGCAGAGCGTCAGAGAAAAGTGGCGACCGTGACTATTCCCGGCTGAGCGTCTATTCAAACTTCATCAGCCCGAACGTATCGGGACGGGGAGACGTCGTCAGGGGATAATTCCAGCCTTCCAGACCGAGGGCGGGCAGAATCCGCACGACCGAAAAGCCCCAGGTGCTGCGTTTGAGCTGTGTCTGTGGTACGAGTTCCTGTAATGGAATCGCGAACTCAGTCCGCCAGTGCCGCTTGTCTTTCTCGCGCGCCACGTACCAGCGGGGATTCCAGCTCTGATCAATCCAGCAGCTGTCACGCGTCCACCCGCGGTGATCGACTTCCAGTTGATAGTAAGTCGTGTAATCCCGATCGATATCAAACGCGAAAGCCAGGCGATCCTGCCGCTGCAGATCCGCATCGTAAGTCCGCCCCGAATCGGGAGCCGCGGGATATTCCAGTTCATCCCGGATGGGAATACTGGCGGCCACATACAGGTAGTCCCGGTCATAAGACATCAATACAAAGGGACGGTCCAGCGGGTTGGCACCAATCGCATCCGGGTCTCCCCCGTTTTCCGCAGGATTCGCGGAGAGGTGTAGTTCGTCTGCAGACTGCCAGCATTCATCGGACAACACACCGTCCAGGATCGGTCGCGTCTTGGTGAATTTACAGAGATAGACCGGACGTGGCGGGGCACTGGCCGGATGCAGTAACCAGTTCTCCGCTTTGGCAATGTTCTTCCACGACTCGTTCGCCGCGGGAGTGTAATAATTACGGAAAATATCGTCGGCCTTACCATGCGAACCGATCAGACGATAGAGCGACGCCAGGGGAATCTGGACTTCCGGCGTCTCATAAAAAGCGGGCGCGTATTTCTGGAACCAGCGCACCGCCGCCAGGGCCTGCTTCTTCCAGTTCTCAGCAGTCTGGGTCCGCCAGTTCTCGGGCGCCCCTGTATTCAGCTGACCTACCTGCCGCACGGTCTCCAGCAGCGAGGCCGTTGAAGGATCCGAAAACTGCGAGGCGTTCTGTACCTGGTTGGTCACCTGTCCGGGTGAGTTGGTCGACCGGCTGCGTTCCACGGGTACATTTTTATTTCTCTGCCAGGCGATCTCTTCACTCGACCAGAGCTGGAACAGCCAGAGCATCGCCCGCACGGCTTCCGGCTGACGAGGATACTGCTCGACCAGTTCCTGACAGGTCGCTTCGGCCTTCTCCAGATCCTGGTGATCGATGTATTGCTGAGCCAGCTGCTCCAGTTGCAACGCTGCCTGCCGTTCAGACATGCCCTGGGTCATTGTTTTCAAATGTGATACCAGCTGAGCGGAATAATGGGGATCAGTAATCAGCTTCGCCGCGATCGCTTTCAGGTTCCGCTGACGTTCAGCCAGCTTCCGATTACGTTCTTCATCTTCGACGTTGATCTCTGACAGTTTTCGACGTGCCGCGGAACCCGGTGCGATACCAATCCCCGCAAACAGGCTCCCCCCCGAAATCACGGACGGTGCCCCTGCTCCCTCAACGGCGTCCACATCGATCTGCCGATACACAAAGCGGCTCTCGTCACCGGTGACTTCCTTGCCCAGAATCTGTTTTCCGGACGAAGCCGCGGTCGCAGCCGTCAGGCCCAGACGGGCAAGATATTCGTCCGCCTCAACCGAGACATGTCCCGAGCTTCCCGGCGGCAAACGCAGAAAGACCTTTTTGACTTTCCAGGGGTTCAATCCCGCCTGCTCCCGGTGTTCCAGATATCGCGAGCCATCGGCGGCATAACGGACTGCCTGCAGCATCGCATCTTTCATCAGGGTGGACGCCGCATCTTTTCCCTGGGGCTGATCGATGATCAACACGTCGGGTCGCCAGGTACGCAGCTGCGACACAAAGCGACTCAGCGTGACCGCAGCCAGTCGACCTTCCGTATGTTTGTTCCATTCTGCAATCAGGCGATCAGCATTCTGTTCCAGCTCAGGAATATCGACGGGGAACCGCCAGTCCTGTCGTCCCACAGAAGCCCCGACACTGACGACCGCTTCACCAAGTCGTAGATCCAGATCCTGAAACCGCGGCCCTTCCGGTCCGAGGTCACGACGGATCGGCAGCATGACCATACTGCGATAACCCTGATCGCCCGCATATTTACTCAGCATCTCAAACGAAATCTGTTCGGGCTGGGCATGCACACACATCAGTGCCACACGACGGGCATCCGCATGATTCGACTGCCACGTCATACCACCGTCGCTGGTCCGTAAGATGGTTCCCAGTGCCCCCACGGCATAGCCGATCTGATCGTCGACGAAATCAATCGACAAAAGGGGGATACTCTGTCCCGTCCACTGCTGATGCCAGGTCTGGCCTCCGTCTCTGGAATGCCAGATCACTGATCCCGGATCGCCGACGACCCAGATACGATCACCGCGGACTTCGACGGCTTTGAAATCGGTAAAATCTTTTAAGGGATCGGGCAGCGCCCCTGCAGGCATTTCCCAGACCAGTCCCCGATTGGTCGTTTTTCGTAACATGGCGCCATCGCCGGCCATCCAGCCTGTTGCAGTCAACGGGACATTGATGTTCTGTATGCCGCGCAGCCCCTGCGGTGGAAAGCGTGGCGGCATGACGGCACCGCCCCCGACCAGGGTCAGATGTCCCCGGTTGCCGGCGACGACTCCGGTCTCTTCATCGAAGAAAGCAGCACTGCGATAGCCGTCCGCTTCGTGACCTGTGATATCCTGCCAGGTCTGGCCTCCATCCTCTGTTTTGAAAACACCGGTCGCATGCTGGACCGAGGTGTCTCCCACCACGACGCCTTGCTGCATGCCGAAGAACCGCACGTAATGCAGGCGCGGTAATCGCTTCTGGATCAGTTCGGTCCAGGTCTTGCCTCCGTCTTTGGTAAACAGCAGGACGCCCTGGTTCAAATGACCGTAAGGGGACGTCCCTCCTCCGGCGATCCAGCCGATCTGGTCGGTGACAAAACAGATATGTCTCAGAGGAAAATCCACGGGGCTCGGCACAAACTGCCAGCTCTGTCCGCCGTCGACGGTCTTACGGATCACGCCCCGATCGCCGACTGCCCAACCGGTTTTGGAACCCAGAAACTGCACCGCATGCAGATTGGCATCGTCGAGCAGAGGCGAACCTGCCGCCCCGGTTCCTGTGTCTGCCTGTAGCGAGACAGGCGAAGCCAGCAGACAGAGCGCAAGCAGACTCTGCAGGAACAGCACGCTCAGGGTGATATCAGTATTCCGGCGGTTGAAAATCAGCATCGGACATCCTTGTTCGAATCGATTCAGGGTGTCGGAAACAGCCAGACTTCCGTATTCCACGGAGAAACGCTGTTGCGACGGTCGAAAACGGGGCGTAGTTTACAAAAATGCAGATTATACGGGGAGGGTAGTTTGAACTCATTGCAGGTCCATTTTCGTAAAATCCCCGCATTTTCACCCCGAGATTGGCCTCCGCTTCCCTTGATGGTCCCACCCGGATTGTTATACTGGGAAATCCTCGACATTCAGACTGTTTTCAGGCACCTGTACAGGTAAATGAGAGCATCTGCAGCCGAGCCCAAGTGGCGGAATTGGCAGACGCGCTAGCTTGAGGGGCTAGTGGGGGTAATCCCCGTGGAGGTTCGAGTCCTCTCTTGGGCACTTCAATGAGACTCAGGTTCATTCCTGAGTCTTTTTTTTGCGCCTGCCTGAACTCATCCTGCGAATCAGCAGTTCTCTTTACCCTCCTGGCTGGAGGGGTAAAACTCAGATTGAGTCCCACCGAATTTCTGAACGAGCTTTCTAAAACAAGTGAATCAATTCTGAGGGAAATCCCCCTGTTCAAAATACACGCAATCCCCGGCTATTGCTCAGCTTATGCCACTGAAAACTGCATGGGAATTCCTCCTTATTTCAACTGATTTTTACCGATTGTGAAGCCTATACATTGGACTGTGCCAGATATCGGATCGTTTTATCAGTTTTTAAGCTGATTCCACCCGCGCGCCACAGATTTCAACTTATGTTTTCTTCGCTGTGGTACAGATTCCCGGTGGGGAGCCTGCAGAGACCCCAGTCGTAACGTCCCTGACCAGCCTTCTCTACAGAGGATCGATTTGACCTGATGAATATCTCCAGTATCTGGCACATTGAAAAACCACTCGGTTTGAAACCGCTCCCTTCCAGACGGATCGGGAACCGGTACTTCATTCCCTGTCTGACGATTGTCTGGGCAGGTCTGATTCTCTCCGTGATGAGTGTTCTCTGGAGTTATCAGACGACTCCCGGTGCGGTATCGCATTCACCGACTCAGTGGCCGGCAGAAAGTCAGACCACGTGGAATGCATTCCGCCCTACCCTGGTCATGTTTGCGCACCCCCGCTGCCCCTGTACGCGGGCCAGCATCAGCGAACTGGAACAGATCATGGCATACGGCTCTGAACGGCTGGATGCGCGCGTCGAATTTTATAAGCCGGAGAACTTCCCTCAGGATTGGGAAAAAACAGATCTCTGGAAAGCGGCGGCGGCAATTCCCGGAGTGACCGTCAACACAGACCTGGATGGCCAGGCTGCCCGACTGTTTGGTGCCACGACCTCCGGATATGTCGCCCTGTATGACACACGGGGAGAACTGGTCTTCCACGGGGGAATCACCGGCTCACGGGGACACACAGGGGCCAACCGCGGCAGCAGTGCAGTGCTTGATTATCTGTCTCAAGGCAACTCAGAATCTCATCAGACATACACCTTCGGTTGCCCCCTGCTGGGACGGGAAGAAACATGTCGACAGGAGGAAAAGTAATGAAACTCAGTGTCCTCAACAAACCCTGCCAACCTGATTTCGCACAAAGAGCAGACGAACTGTTCAACGAACATCGTCAGCAGCTCTGCCAGCGGACCGACCGTCTGTTCGCCTGTCTGATGATCGTACAATGGCTGGCTGCCATCGGGGCTGCCTGCCTGGTGACTCCATACACCTGGATTGGTAATTTAAGTCAGACCCACCTGCATGTCTGGGCGGCTGTCATCCTGGGCGGTTTGATTACCTGCTTCCCCGTCTTTCTGGCCTGGTTTCATCCGGGTCGCGTCCTCACCCGACACGTGATCGCAGTCAGCCAGATGTTGACGTCATCTTTATTGATCCACCTCAGTGGCGGGCGAATTGAAACACACTTCCATATTTTTGGTTCCCTGGCATTCCTGGCCTTTTACCGGGACTGGCGCGTTTTGATCTCGGCAACCACAGTCGTTGTGATTGACCATACAGCATTCGGGCTCTTGTACCCCCAGGCGGTCTTCGGTGCGCTCACAGCCAGCCCCTGGCGGATTGTCGAACATGGAGCCTGGGTCGTATTCGAAGACATCTTCCTGATCATCGCCATTCAGCAGAACACTCGGGAAATGCAGGCGATGGCACGTCAGAGAGCCGCTCTCGAGGAAACAAAATCTCTGATTAGATGCGAGGTGCAAAAACGAACCAGCGAACTGAATCTCGCCAATCAGAAAATCTCGGAAACCAATCACCAGTTGGAAATTCAGGCCCATGAATTACGAAGCGCGAAGGAACATGCAGAGGCCGCCAACCGCGCCAAGAGTGCATTCCTTGCCAACATGAGCCACGAAATCCGTACCCCGATGAATGCCATTCTCGGCTTCAACGATATCCTGCTTGAGAACGTTTCCGCTCCCGAAAATGTAGAAGCAGCGAAAACCGTGAAGGTAAATGGCGAATACCTGATCCGACTCATCAACGACATTCTGGACCTGTCCAAAATCGAAGCCGAAAAAATGGAAGTCGAACAGATCGCCTGCTC
The DNA window shown above is from Gimesia chilikensis and carries:
- a CDS encoding YCF48-related protein; translation: MLIFNRRNTDITLSVLFLQSLLALCLLASPVSLQADTGTGAAGSPLLDDANLHAVQFLGSKTGWAVGDRGVIRKTVDGGQSWQFVPSPVDFPLRHICFVTDQIGWIAGGGTSPYGHLNQGVLLFTKDGGKTWTELIQKRLPRLHYVRFFGMQQGVVVGDTSVQHATGVFKTEDGGQTWQDITGHEADGYRSAAFFDEETGVVAGNRGHLTLVGGGAVMPPRFPPQGLRGIQNINVPLTATGWMAGDGAMLRKTTNRGLVWEMPAGALPDPLKDFTDFKAVEVRGDRIWVVGDPGSVIWHSRDGGQTWHQQWTGQSIPLLSIDFVDDQIGYAVGALGTILRTSDGGMTWQSNHADARRVALMCVHAQPEQISFEMLSKYAGDQGYRSMVMLPIRRDLGPEGPRFQDLDLRLGEAVVSVGASVGRQDWRFPVDIPELEQNADRLIAEWNKHTEGRLAAVTLSRFVSQLRTWRPDVLIIDQPQGKDAASTLMKDAMLQAVRYAADGSRYLEHREQAGLNPWKVKKVFLRLPPGSSGHVSVEADEYLARLGLTAATAASSGKQILGKEVTGDESRFVYRQIDVDAVEGAGAPSVISGGSLFAGIGIAPGSAARRKLSEINVEDEERNRKLAERQRNLKAIAAKLITDPHYSAQLVSHLKTMTQGMSERQAALQLEQLAQQYIDHQDLEKAEATCQELVEQYPRQPEAVRAMLWLFQLWSSEEIAWQRNKNVPVERSRSTNSPGQVTNQVQNASQFSDPSTASLLETVRQVGQLNTGAPENWRTQTAENWKKQALAAVRWFQKYAPAFYETPEVQIPLASLYRLIGSHGKADDIFRNYYTPAANESWKNIAKAENWLLHPASAPPRPVYLCKFTKTRPILDGVLSDECWQSADELHLSANPAENGGDPDAIGANPLDRPFVLMSYDRDYLYVAASIPIRDELEYPAAPDSGRTYDADLQRQDRLAFAFDIDRDYTTYYQLEVDHRGWTRDSCWIDQSWNPRWYVAREKDKRHWRTEFAIPLQELVPQTQLKRSTWGFSVVRILPALGLEGWNYPLTTSPRPDTFGLMKFE
- a CDS encoding ATP-binding protein; this encodes MKLSVLNKPCQPDFAQRADELFNEHRQQLCQRTDRLFACLMIVQWLAAIGAACLVTPYTWIGNLSQTHLHVWAAVILGGLITCFPVFLAWFHPGRVLTRHVIAVSQMLTSSLLIHLSGGRIETHFHIFGSLAFLAFYRDWRVLISATTVVVIDHTAFGLLYPQAVFGALTASPWRIVEHGAWVVFEDIFLIIAIQQNTREMQAMARQRAALEETKSLIRCEVQKRTSELNLANQKISETNHQLEIQAHELRSAKEHAEAANRAKSAFLANMSHEIRTPMNAILGFNDILLENVSAPENVEAAKTVKVNGEYLIRLINDILDLSKIEAEKMEVEQIACSPHELLNNVSSLMNVRAVAKALPLEFQIEGPIPETIQTDPTRLRQILINTIGNAIKFTETGSVKVVTRLLNESGQAPQLQFEVIDTGIGIPTECLETLFNPFTQADGSMTRKFEGTGLGLTISKRLAELLGGSISVTSTHGAGSTFTIRVETGSLDQVPLIEQETNTPKPVANEKADTSAETLPGTPLKGYRILLTEDGLYNQRLITFLLKKAGADVSLAENGQISIDQATAAESEGQPFDVILMDMQMPVLDGYSATRQLRDAGFQVPIIALTAHAMNGDRQKCLDAGCDEYLTKPIDRKKLIEVILMSLNETEGEQNVLTSDIAYQI